In Stomoxys calcitrans chromosome 2, idStoCalc2.1, whole genome shotgun sequence, the following proteins share a genomic window:
- the LOC106088167 gene encoding uncharacterized protein LOC106088167, with protein sequence MEAAIYQDCYNLIEEFINEGSPSFQIFCNKWHKLMFQYMYTAQSSSVELMQTTLAIFHVAKRTVCAKDEFGKYLSATEGNEEQDILRRICGIYLMYGIYFKQPTKQYIKVSVSLETWKEMTTFIESLKETPEMMAARYMFWRLYQADAFRFTALDYPVGLEGLADYDKINEEHQEIEQTEVVRVKAKHKLISIPEIQETLNEMKEQEQKYNGLKREIAKSQNQAAEALPPTKIFHKMHSVFANIKGILDEKPAEDGASSKSIGTKKKEIKRKAAGIRNRSYEPSESSSNESSSSEISGESYRAPIPRVERKAKDIRKRYKSPGKDGASSKSIGTKKKETKRKAAGIMSNNYEPSESSSNDSTSPAISEENYRAPIPRVERKAKDIRKRNKSPDRLKDDAKNATSEDVEEDDSDEDYEPSED encoded by the coding sequence atggaAGCGGCAATATATCAGGATTGCTACAATCTTATAGAGGAATTTATCAATGAAGGCTCCCCatcttttcaaatattttgtaacAAATGGCACAAACTGATGTTCCAGTACATGTACACCGCCCAATCATCAAGTGTTGAGTTAATGCAAACCACCTTGGCCATTTTCCATGTGGCGAAGAGAACAGTTTGTGCCAAAGATGAATTCGGTAAATATCTATCGGCCACAGAGGGCAACGAAGAGCAAGATATTTTGAGGCGTATTTGTGGCATTTATCTGATGTACGGCATATATTTTAAACAGCCAACAAAACAATATATAAAGGTTTCTGTCAGCCTTGAAACTTGGAAGGAAATGACCACATTCATTGAGTCGTTAAAGGAAACTCCCGAAATGATGGCAGCTCGTTATATGTTTTGGCGTCTATATCAGGCGGATGCCTTCAGATTTACAGCATTGGATTATCCTGTAGGTTTAGAGGGCCTGGCTGATTATGATAAAATAAACGAAGAACATCAGGAGATTGAGCAGACGGAAGTCGTTAGGGTAAAGGCCAAACACAAGTTAATTTCAATTCCGGAAATACAAGAAACTCTGAACGAAATGAAGGAGCAAGAACAAAAATATAACGGTCTAAAAAGGGAAATAGCCAAATCACAAAATCAGGCTGCTGAAGCTCTGCCGCCCACAAAAATATTCCATAAAATGCATTCTGTGTTTGCCAATATAAAAGGCATATTAGATGAGAAGCCAGCTGAAGATGGTGCTTCTAGTAAGAGCATAGGTACAAAAAAGAAGGAAATCAAACGAAAAGCCGCTGGTATTAGGAACCGTAGTTATGAACCGTCTGAATCATCTTCAAACGAATCGTCATCGTCGGAGATTTCAGGGGAGAGTTACAGAGCACCTATACCACGTGtagaaagaaaggcaaaagatATTCGAAAACGTTACAAATCACCAGGTAAAGATGGTGCTTCTAGTAAGAGCATAGGtacaaaaaagaaagaaaccaAACGAAAAGCCGCTGGTATTATGAGCAATAATTATGAACCGTCTGAATCATCTTCAAACGATTCGACATCGCCGGCGATTTCAGAGGAGAATTACAGAGCCCCTATACCTCGTGTAGAAAGGAAGGCAAAAGACATTCGAAAACGTAACAAATCACCAGATCGCCTTAAAGATGATGCAAAAAATGCAACTTCCGAAGATGTCGAGGAAGACGATTCGGATGAAGATTACGAACCTAGCGAagattga